The genomic stretch AAAAAAAAGTAGAGTTAAATTCATAAGAAATTATTCTTATTCAATTTGGCGAATCACTCGACCTGGATTTCCTACAACAATTGAATTTCGAGGTACATCTTTTGTAACAACTGTATTTGCACCAATTACACTGTTTTGTCCAATCTTTACATTAGGTAAAATAACACACCCTTCTCCTATCCAAACATTATCCTCTATTATAATATTACCCTTAGAATATAATCTGCGCTCAATTGCTACCTTTTTTATATCTGTTTTATTTAATTTGCCATGAGAATGGTCAGAAATAAAAATATGACTTCCCAACAGTACATTATTACCAATTTTAAGTTGTCCTATTACGCCTATATGAACATCATTCCCCATTGCTACATTATCACCAATAATTATTGAAGGAGTATAATTTACGCCTTGATATAAATCTATCGCTTCTATCCGCCCCCGTTCACGCAAACTAAATTTGTCACCTATTAAAATATTCTTTCCACCATTTAAAATTAATGGATAACAAAAACGCCCACCTTTTCCTATTGATTTGAAATGACATCTTACAATAGAAGAATATATTACATTTCTCAGATGCCATACTTCATGCATAATTTTCTCTGTAAAAACGAAAGATAACAGAAAACCTATAAAATTCAATAAAAACCTAAACATATTTTGTTATTGTTGAAAATATATACATGCATACAGAATTCTTTAATTTGCATTGGATCAATATATACCCTACCCATGCTATAAAAGAATAAAGAATGAACCATAAAAAATTCTTTTCCATACTCCCCAAAAACATACAGACATAGACCAAAGGAAAAATAAATGAAGCACAACACGATTTTTTTAAGCACCGCCAACTTATTGAATATAATTTCAATTTATATACATAATAAACACATGTAGCAGAAACCATTATTTCACCTATTACAGAAGCCCACGCAGCACCACGAGCTCCCATGGAAGGTATTAATATAACATTAAATAAAAGATTAAAGATGACGCCACAGACTGTTGCAATCAAATATCTTGATTCAAAAGAAGCTGTTGTCATTACCTGTATCCCTAAAAAATAAGAAAAGTTACTGACTACAAATAATACTGAACATATTCTTAGGGGCAATGTAGCTTCCCCAAAAGACTGACCAAAGAAGAATAGAATAAACAAATCAGCAATACAAAGGAAATAAGCCATTAATGGCCAAGAGCAAAAATTAATAACGTCAAAAGCACAATCCAACATTTTTCTATATTCAACGACATTGCCTATATTGTTGCAATAAGACAAACGAGGTAGCATAACCATTCCCAAAGATGTCATAATAGGCATTAGTATTCTAACAGATTTTATTGCTGATGAATATATGCCCAGTTCATAGAATGAAGACATAAATCCTAACATTACTGTATCTATCATCAAATAAATCTGCATAGCAAGGGAAGAGAAGAAAAATAAAACGAGTCCTTTTAAATTTACTTTACAGTCGCTTAAATCCAATCGAATAGAGAACCCTTCTTTTATAAAAAAGTAGATGTTTATTATATAATTAATTAAAAAAGTCAGAGAGTTAAGTAGTACGTAAATAATTAAATCACTTTTGTTTTTCACTAAACATAACAATCCTATCAATAAAACTAATTTTACAAATACGGAACGGAGGGAAATCAATTTAAATTTCTCCAATCCACTATAAAACCAATTTATGTCTAATGCTGAAAAATAAAGAGGAATTCCTGCTATGAACAGCAAACACCTTATTTCGGTCAATTGTTGAATGCCAAACAGAGATAATAAAAAAATAAATGACACAAATATCGATGAAATAATATTTATTGTAAACAACCGATTAAATAATCGATTACAAGATCGTTTATTGTCTTTTAATTTAGCTATTTCTCTACTTCCAAAAAGCGTCTTGCCTAAAGCCGCAAATAACACAAAATATTCAACCAAGGTTGTTACAAAACTGAATTCTCCAATCTGATCAACGCCTAAAATCCGACTTACATATGGAATTGTAATTATTGGGAAAGCTATGTTTGAGATATTTAAGAGTATATTATATAGAAAATTTTTCTTTATTGACATAAGCTAAGCAATCATCTGTTTATACAGTAAAGAAGACTCTTATCTATTAGAAAAAATTAAAGATGCAGTCTTTCACTAGAGATCAAAACTGGCTAAAATGCTAATCAAACGATTATTTTCATCCCTATTCTTCACCGCTATACGGATATAATTCTTTCCTCCAAAAGCTTTCTTCGTCCCGCAATCCTTTATCAGGATATTCCGATCCAAAAGCAACCTACTCAACTCGGCAGAAGTATATTTACCGGTAATCTCACATAAGAAATAGTTCGCCTGAGAAGGAATCACACGCAAAAATGATATATCCTGCAAAGAAAGAAAAAAACGGTTACGTTCCTGCAAGAACTTGCCGCACGCTTTCTTGTAGTCCGATTCATATTTACCGAATATCTGCATATAAAACTCTGCAAATGAATTTATGTTCCAAATGGAAACATCTTTTTTGAGGAAAGCGACCAACGACTTATCGGAACTTGCCAATACCCCCAAACGCAGTCCGGGAACGCCATAGGACTTGGAAATACTCTTCATCACCACCAAGTGAGGATATTGTTCTAGAATTTCATTATACAGCAAGGAACTGTTCAGGCCATCCTCCGCAAAATCAACAAAAGATTCGTCCACTATCAGACGGATGGAGCGGAAACCTGCCCATTCGCACAAGGAAAGAAGCTCGGTATATGGAATGAAATTGCCGGATGGATTATCAGGATTGACTATCAACAAGGAATCTATCTTCTTGTCCGAATAATAAGACATGACATCCGAAGCCCTATAGGAGAAATCAGGATTGGAAGGAATATAGACAACCACCTCCTGCTTGTTACATCTGTTAGGATACTCTTCGAATGTGGGATATATCACACCTATGGTACCCGGCAAATATTCCATCAGGCTCTTTATTAGTTCTGCAGCACCATTGCCCACACAAACATAATCTGGGTTCACCCCAAAATATTTCCCTATCAAAAGGCTGTTGACGGACATTCCTGAGGGATATTCCGTCAGCAGGACATCAAAGTTCGCCTTGATTTCGTCACGCATACGTTGGGTAGGGAAAAAGGGGTTAACCAAATAGCAATAATCCAGCAAAGCAGGAAAACGCCAATATCCTCCATAGCGTTTCTGGTAACGGGACAATTTGATGACCGAATTCGCAAAAAGGGTCTCCGCAATGTCCAAGTCCTGAACATCGTCTATCTCATACCATTTCTGCCCGTCCAACGGCAAAGCCTTCAACTCGCACTTATCCAGCAAGGTAATTACCCGAAGGACCTGTTCATAATATTCATTGTTACCCAACGCTTTCGTATAGGCTTCCAAAAATGGAACGTAATGGGTACGTGAAAACTCCTTGCTGAACTTATAGATATTGACCGTCTTGTAATAACAATCCACATCACTGTACTTGAAAGCTTTCTTAGGAATGAAATTTACAATGTTGTTTTCATCGTCCAAACGAACCATGGTACCGTCCATCCAAGTTTCATACTTGGCGACCAAAGCCAAGTTGGGATAAGGATCATTCAATATCATCGGGAACAAAGTATCATCAAAAATCAAGTCAGATTCAATCAGCAATGTATCATCCTCTTGAAGTTCCTTTTTCGCCAAAGAAAGTGAATAGATATTGTTTGTCTTGTCATAAATGGAATTTTCGATATATTGAATAGGTAATCCCTGATAATCAAAACCTAAATATTCTTTTAATTTTTCGCCTTTATAACCGATTACTAATATGACTTTTGACAATGGAAAATGAGATAATTGTCCCAAAACACGATCTATCAATGGAATGCCATTCACTTTAACCATACATTTTGTATTATCTTTGGTCAGGTTTCCCAAACGCTTGCCCATTCCGGCTGCTAATATAATTGCTTGCATAACTTATTTATAAAGTATCATGTATTTACTAACTTCTTAATATCTAAAAGCCAACACAAAGAGGACTGATAACATTCAATCGCAATAATCTGAATTGTCAATTATTTTAGCTGACTTAGCCTTTATCTGTTTAGGCGGACTGGATGACGGCGGAACAACGCCGAAAGACACTCGGACGGAAGCACAAAAGGCTACGCTGAGAAAACTGATTGAACAACTGCATCAACGTTATCCCAAGGCACTGATTGTAGGCCATCATGACTTGAATCCGCAAAAAGCCTGTCCATGTTTCCATGTCACAGCTGAATATATAGACTTGCAACCTTAGTTGCGTCTGTAGTCTTATCTGCCATCCATCGTCCTGCAAGGGATGTATGGATGGCTTTAATTAAACTAATCAATTTTTTCAAACGGAAACGCATGAAGATAGCTCACTGCCACCGTCATATTGCCAAAAGCGAATACCAGCCTTGTATTGCGGTGCAAACGCATGATACATCCCTCTTTCCCCCGAAAGACACCACCGGTAATACGGATTCGTTGCTTTTTCTGAAGATAGTCCTCCAAAGGCCGGTTCATCAGCTCGATATTGTAAGGCATGGATTCATACAGATAGATAAATTCTTCCATCTGACGTTGAGGAATTACCGCCGCACGGTGTGTGTTATAGTCCGTCACCAGATACTGGCGGGGAAGCATGGCAGACAGAATACATTCCAACTGCCCCAAAGGGGCACATACAAACAGCCAACCGTTGCCTTCAATCCCTTTCTCGTTCGTCAACGTATTCAGTTTCTGAGTGGAGCCGGTAGCAAAAGCCTCTTTCACCACCCGGGCAGAGTCACGGCGAGCGGTATATTCCTCTTTGGTATAAGCACATTGCTCGAAACGTTTCCTATGATCGGTGGCAGTGTAAGAAAACACCTTGAAGCAAAAAAATCTCTCTTCTACGGTACCTGATGGTGTACGAAGCCGAACAGCTTTCCTGCCACTGAAAACACTGATATAGCGTTTCAGTTCTTTGTTGGAAAGATACAGATAATACCAGCCGAGTTCAGGGTATTCTTTTCCTATTCCCGCCATTGGCGTGATTCCTTCATTTGACCCCAGGTCTGAGCCGGAAGCGATTGAACTGCAGAGCAGTAACTTAGGCGCTTCGCCCGTTATGTCTTGATTTGAAAGGAACGCTTGATTTTCAAGCTCCATACTATTTTCTGTTACCATCAAAACATTACTTTTTATATATGTCTTTTTGGGGTTCTCTTAGTAAGAGAACCCCAAAAAGACATATACTGCTGACAATAAGATATTTACGAATAATCAGAGATGGATAATTTGCAAACAAATATCATAAGAATCCTTATCAGAGACTGATTCCTGAATAAAAGATTTCCGTATTTGAATTATTATAGCTACATTTGCAACGGAATGGGGTTCTCTTACTAAGAGAACTCCATTTTTTTTATTCTAACAGATTCATTTTCAAGATAGATCCAAGAAAGACCAAAAAGGAACACATAAATTCCTTTTCCGCACTCATTAAAAGAACAAATGATAAAACGCAAAAGCGGCCACTTACGATAAAAATCGAAAGTGACCGCTAAAAAGAGATTTATTTCTCTAATATAAGGATCTAACAGTACGGAGTTACTTCACCACAAATCCTCTCTTATCCAAATAAGCTTTGAATTTATGCAAATATTCTTCATCCGGACCATCAAAGAAGGATACACCGGATGCCCCGTTATTGTACGCTTCATCCAGCGCCTCTTCAAAATTGTCCTTAATATCACCAAACATCAGTCCGGCATATATCTTGGCACGCCCATTCACCGTTTCAACGCTTTCCTTTACCGAACGCCCGATCCATTCAGGACCTTCATAATAGAATTTATTATAAATCATCGGATAATAAGCATCCAGCGTCCATTCTCCCCAATCTTGGCGCACCATCTTGCGAGCC from Phocaeicola dorei encodes the following:
- a CDS encoding acyltransferase, with product MHEVWHLRNVIYSSIVRCHFKSIGKGGRFCYPLILNGGKNILIGDKFSLRERGRIEAIDLYQGVNYTPSIIIGDNVAMGNDVHIGVIGQLKIGNNVLLGSHIFISDHSHGKLNKTDIKKVAIERRLYSKGNIIIEDNVWIGEGCVILPNVKIGQNSVIGANTVVTKDVPRNSIVVGNPGRVIRQIE
- a CDS encoding flippase, with the translated sequence MSIKKNFLYNILLNISNIAFPIITIPYVSRILGVDQIGEFSFVTTLVEYFVLFAALGKTLFGSREIAKLKDNKRSCNRLFNRLFTINIISSIFVSFIFLLSLFGIQQLTEIRCLLFIAGIPLYFSALDINWFYSGLEKFKLISLRSVFVKLVLLIGLLCLVKNKSDLIIYVLLNSLTFLINYIINIYFFIKEGFSIRLDLSDCKVNLKGLVLFFFSSLAMQIYLMIDTVMLGFMSSFYELGIYSSAIKSVRILMPIMTSLGMVMLPRLSYCNNIGNVVEYRKMLDCAFDVINFCSWPLMAYFLCIADLFILFFFGQSFGEATLPLRICSVLFVVSNFSYFLGIQVMTTASFESRYLIATVCGVIFNLLFNVILIPSMGARGAAWASVIGEIMVSATCVYYVYKLKLYSISWRCLKKSCCASFIFPLVYVCMFLGSMEKNFLWFILYSFIAWVGYILIQCKLKNSVCMYIFSTITKYV
- a CDS encoding aminotransferase class I/II-fold pyridoxal phosphate-dependent enzyme; translated protein: MQAIILAAGMGKRLGNLTKDNTKCMVKVNGIPLIDRVLGQLSHFPLSKVILVIGYKGEKLKEYLGFDYQGLPIQYIENSIYDKTNNIYSLSLAKKELQEDDTLLIESDLIFDDTLFPMILNDPYPNLALVAKYETWMDGTMVRLDDENNIVNFIPKKAFKYSDVDCYYKTVNIYKFSKEFSRTHYVPFLEAYTKALGNNEYYEQVLRVITLLDKCELKALPLDGQKWYEIDDVQDLDIAETLFANSVIKLSRYQKRYGGYWRFPALLDYCYLVNPFFPTQRMRDEIKANFDVLLTEYPSGMSVNSLLIGKYFGVNPDYVCVGNGAAELIKSLMEYLPGTIGVIYPTFEEYPNRCNKQEVVVYIPSNPDFSYRASDVMSYYSDKKIDSLLIVNPDNPSGNFIPYTELLSLCEWAGFRSIRLIVDESFVDFAEDGLNSSLLYNEILEQYPHLVVMKSISKSYGVPGLRLGVLASSDKSLVAFLKKDVSIWNINSFAEFYMQIFGKYESDYKKACGKFLQERNRFFLSLQDISFLRVIPSQANYFLCEITGKYTSAELSRLLLDRNILIKDCGTKKAFGGKNYIRIAVKNRDENNRLISILASFDL